Within the Carassius gibelio isolate Cgi1373 ecotype wild population from Czech Republic chromosome B4, carGib1.2-hapl.c, whole genome shotgun sequence genome, the region ctcctcGAGCGCTAGATTGCAGCAGCAGGAATCCAACCAGTCTGGGCCGCACCCTGTTCTCACCGCAGCAAGCCTTTCTCATTTCCCGCCGCGTCTCAGCCTTTCACCGTGGCATTCtggccgagtggcagtttgaggccgcttcctctagcggcgcagaccaATACATTTTCAGGCGAAGATGCTAAAAACAGGTTCACGGCTAAAGTTCGTTAAACGACGTCATGACGCAGTTCCGTCTTTTTCTACTAGTGTTTTATGGCAGTTTTTGACAAACCAGCGTAAAGATGCATTACCGGcacctgctgatctggagtgtggagtgCGCATAGATTTGGAAGACTGACACAAACGTAGTTCCatcggatgatgatgccacttttaacCATGAAGCCAAGGCATTATTTCCAGAGACTTCAttcacactgaaatgtccaagacattacattcgccttaccgcgcacatttaaacctcactgaaatgatacagacataagttccatgataaataaaaaaaataataataataattttacattttaatttccatgcaagtattctggcaggaccaaattatttagggacctatttcaccattcactggcgggatcactcaaaattaatctaaaacgcatctgccctcgtgttttgacgcaggatagcaagtgtgagtaaaattttGCCTTTTTAGGATCGTAATACGAAAAacaggcaagtaaatatctttagaaaccacttggaagcgaatagcacataactgctattaacccatttgtttgcaagcatcgccaacggccccagtttattatcgtttcactttcacagcacgttaaacatcactctcttacttgatcttgATAAAATGTGCGTCAATTGAAAGTCTAAAAACTctggcttcgatatttgaccaatatttagataaaacataatttcagtgacatttatttagacatttattttatgtttttaccttGTTTTAACAAGGATTTATATGGAGACTGGCAACAGATGTCGGGCAAGAAGCGTTGCGGTTGCGACGCGCACGTAGTGCGGcgagctcgttttttccaggtgcgtccgcactgcatcgagttaaaaacatctcaacttttcagaatgccgcaagcgcaccacaggtcatgtagcttcctcaccttttccgtaacaacgttgaaagcttagccaagatgaaggaacagctgatagctgtatgtggatttttaaagtaatttagtagcagagctactacaagcaatttttagtgctgcaaatccattgatccattgctgaaatttccgcgttttcatggagagagcaggtcatggcaGATGTCATTCTCACTCACACGAAATAGCTGGGGTAAAGACTTAACGCAAAGGTAAAGCAAGAAAAGTGTGCTCCAGTACAGAGAACCAATTATTTTGGCATGGTGAATCGACCACGGTGCAGGCATATACGTCTCACTGCAATTGCGAGAGCGAGAGAAGGCTGGTCACTCAATATCAAGCAGTTCCAGGCTGCTGGGTCTGATAGAAGCTGCATCCAATGTGATAACTTTTGGCCTGCTGTATATGAAACCCCTACAGTGGTGTTTCAAGACCAAGGGGTTGTTCCTGAGTGGAAACCTGCTTTGCATGTTTAAGACATGTGAAGGAGACCTTAGATCTCATCTCAGGGCCTGGTGcagggagctccttgtcgccgtgtaagGCACCGATGGACGTGTCCCTTATTAGGACTAATTGAGATTAAGTGTTAGTGCGCACCAACAACAGTggtggtctcctatatcaaccaccaaGGGGGGCTGTGCTCATGCTGTTTGTGCAGGCAagtgtaccagatccttgtgtggtccctgGGCAAACCTCTCTCGCTAAGAGCAGTTCACATTCATGGGCATctcaatatgggagcagacatcctttTGAGGCAGGGTGTTTatgactcaagagacatcgcactgtcctCTCTGGTTCTctctgctgttagtagccccgttctggcaaGGCCGGGTATGGTTCTTGGGCCTGATTTTTCTTTTTGATGGTACTCCATGTGAGGTTCCCATCAGGAGAGATTTCCTCTCACAGGCGGAGGGTGCACCCACGCACGGAGTTTGGAAGTTTTAGGTGTGGTCTCTGGGGAGGCACAACTCATAGCTTCCAATCTCTCAACTGAGtttgttgagaccatcctccatccagagctccctctatgaGAAAACTGTACTTTTTGGTGTGGAGACCAATGCTCGACCCAGCTAACTGCCCgtttggtacagttctggagttccgCAGGGCTGTCTatccgcagggttgacccactccaccctaaAGGTCTTTGTGGTGGCCATTGAAGCCTACCACACCTCTTAGTTGACATTTAATGGAAAGAAACCCTCTTCTTACATGTTTCCTCTGCTTATGCTAAGTGGTGGATTAGGATGCCATTCCATAGCCTCGAGTCCTCCGAGCTCCCCTCTTCTTTAAGGGGTCAAGGCTAACTCTTCCAGCCTACTTTAGCCACTCCCGGCTCCCTTTTTTCTCACCTTAGTTGTGCTTGAAGCGTCACCACCGTTCCCAaggctctcggccctgcccctcTCGTCACTGTAACCTTGGATGATCACCATAAGAAACAGCTGGATTCAGTTAGTGCTAGCTTCACACATGCTCGTAACTTTAGCTCATCGGTTTTAAATAATGAACATGTCTGAAAGAAACAGATTTACATTTAGTGTTCTGGTGATTCAAAACTGCTGCAACCGGTTCTTGAATCGAGATCTGCTGTAGCAGTATGTGTAAGTCTGCTGAGCCGAGAACTGAGATCTTGAATAAACAGTCGACAAATCTAACAAGCTGAAGCATTTCTCCAGCATGTTTTAAAGGTTTCTACTGattaacacaaaaacatttaccTTCCAACATTTACATAATGTATATCAAATGTTACTAAATGAAACTAGCTGTTCTTGAAAATATATTGTTGATGAAACAAACATTTTGTTAGTTTAACAGTTTTATGATCCTTTCACTGGGTTTCCTATTGTTAAAAAAGTATTGATGCAACAGTAATTCTGTTAAACATGTTTCCAACAGGTTTTATTTTGTTACTCTTTCTGATGTTCAACAAAATACTTAAGGAAACTGCTTTTTGTCTTTTGTGTAAATTACAGGCTtgctcagtatcatcagctcatcggttctcagtATCAAACGTTTCCAACCTTAAACAGTTCTCACTTCAGTATGTGATTTGATCACATTCACTAATGATTTgagtaaataactaaataaaattgtaCCAGCTCGAGATGTGAACTGTTTTGAACGATTTAGTCCGATTTGGTAAACTGGTTTCGATAGGATCGAAAAGTAATTTGATCGCAAAAGCACAAATCACTATTGTTGACTGCATTCTACTTGTTAAATGCTGGTAACTGCTGTGTATTTTAATCTCCCATTCCCATTCTGAGCAAATGTAAAACCGCCTGATACCAATTTATGTTGAGACCAGTGGGATCCCAATCAAGTGCTCTATTGTGGGTTTTAAAAAGGTGTTGATAAGTAATTCGGATCTGTCTTTAAGAAAGCAAATAATTAACAATATTGTCAAGAGGTTCTGAGATTACATTTTAGTTGTTTAGTGGTtgaatttaatgtgtttttgtctaaAAGCTTTCATGTCTTGGTGCTGTTAAACTGGAGTTAACTTGCTTTTGTTTCCTTTCATCTTAGACCTGATGTCACTGATAGAGGGGAGTCAAGAACCGAATGTAATGGAAGAGAAGAATCAGTATGAGAAACGTCATTATTTCATAACTGGGGAAAAATCTTGTACTTACTCACCGACTCAAATAGAAAGTAGAGACCTTAAAGTCCaaatgagagttcacactggagggAAGCCTTTCATTTGCAAAGAGTGTGGGAAGAGTTACTCACGAAAAATAAATCTTAACATTCACATGAGAACTCACACTGGAAAGAAGCCATTCAaatgctctcagtgtggaaaaagttttaaaGAGAAAAGGAATCTTAGTGCCCATGTGACAgtacacactggagagaaaccttacacctgcaaacTGTGTGGGAAGAGCTACACAAGAAAAGAAAATCTTAAATTCCACATGagtgttcacactggagagaggccTTACACCTGCAAACTGTGTGGGAAAAgctacaaaagaaaagaaaatcttacATTTCACACAGGAAATCACACTGGAGATAAGCTATTTAtatgcactcagtgtggaaaaagttttaaaCAGAAAAAGTATCTTATTGGCCACATGacaattcacactggagagaaaccatttgTTTGTGATCAGTGTGAAAAGAGTTTCAGGTGTAAAGGACACCTTGATCTTCACATGAAGAGTCACTCAGGAGAGAACTGTTTTATATGTCaccagtgtggaaagagtttctcaCACAAAGGAAATTTTGAgaatcacatgagagttcacactggagagaagcctttcacctgtcctcagtgtggaaagagctttaCAGCTAAAGGAAACCTTAAgattcacatgagaattcacactggagagaaaccttacaagtgtcttcagtgtgacatcagTTTCACATATCACACAGACCTGAAACGGCATGTGCAAACTCATACGGGAAAGAAACTTCAAACCTCATGTCATACTGAGGGGAATGGCAATTTCGACAATCATCTGTACATTCACTCTGATGAAGGACAATTCAGTTGTGATCAGTCTAATTAAAACATCACATTAACACATTCATActccattattattttaatatattagtaAGATTTAAGTAGTATGATTTCGTCTAAAGGTTGAATATATGTTTGTATGATCAAAAAATGGGAAAAATGGGTCTTGTGTAAGTTCTCTACTGAGAAGTCTTACTCTCAGTAGCGTAAGACTTCGACATATGGATGCACACCTGTCTGTCTGCAGGTAACGGTTTTAGAAaaacacttaagaaataactTGTGAAATCTTTGAAAACAGGTTATATGTTGCAGATACAGAATGGTGTGAAGAGGGCGACTCTCAAGACAACCTCCTGGATGGTTGGGAATTGAGACCCAAGGGACTTTATTTCCGTATCTCAAGAAATGTATTACAAGTACCTTCATAAGCTGCTGTGAGCTTTGCGTGTTATCTCTTTGCTCACAGACTTCGGCTGTGTGTAAATTGATCAATTTCTCTGCATAGAATTGAAGTCAAGACAGACTTTTCTTTTGTTTCACTCTTTGTCTTCacaattgttttatttcttaattgGCTAGAAAATCTACAACAgcacataaatatttaatcatgtttaaaaggtgttttttttttagtgtggaGGCACTTGAAGAAATATTCAGTTGTGTTGGCAGTGGGACAGGTCTGTGGCAGTGTTTTCAGCACACCATTCAGATAATTATGTAACAAGTTTCGGGAGGGGCGTCAGATACTTATCCTAATCAACACCAGTGGACCACGATCAAGTAATCAATACCACAGAATAAATACCTCTGACTTGCCAATATccattgacattttttttcagcatttcttCTCCACCCCATCTTCTCACTTCAAGTTCATTTTACAACTATATGGAGAAGGGgggtactctgggttcgggccatacccgagctcggagcccttacccggacagcacaccaaatatgCATTTCCATACCTCTGTGCATTAtaagcgtgaactcgtgaaaAATGTCAAGAGTGCTTGTTAGagacacaaaacttttattattatactatactatattaccAACAGAATCcaaatcataatttaatttaaataataaattttttgagCGGACCtaactgtaagataaaataacggtcaaataactgataaaaacatccagcAAACCTGCTCTGacgtcccaatctgaatcaaatcATCTGCGATACACACTTTGATATACAATCTGAATCTAATGATTTGTGATTCGTGATACGTGATCCGATTGGAGCGCTtcgaaacagtgaatcatttGCGATGCAGTGGTTTAACCGATATTCTGAGTTTCAAAAAGTTTGTTGTGTACTTTGCTTGCTTTCTCTATATAATTTGTTGTTTGAATAACAGTTGACATTAAATCATTACAGTAGGCCTAATGTGGGcctacaatgtttttattaaactgaGATCACACTAAATACAGTTTCCGTTGTATTAAAAGCATTTCATAAAAATttcaatacatatttatatataaataaactcacATGACAACAGGGAGGTGATGGTGCTGTGTAAATAGTTACTCCAACTTCTGGTTGTTTTTCTGAGATTATAAATGGCCAGTTGGCACAAGATATTACAGACGTCCCATGCTAAAATTACATTTCACCATCTACTCTTTTAAAACTAATCCCATCTGAATAGGGCTTTGCAGTAGGGATGCAACAATACCACTTTTTCAGAACCAATCCAATATCTAAAATTCTGAGTATCAGCCGATACGGATTTAATATCAGTGttctttttttacctttaaaaCTTAGGAATGTATACAATTTACttctttattaaaatttattcatttgagataaagaaaaatacaaaatctgCCTAAATGTTACTtacttaaaatacaaataaaattaaaaatatgagaTAAATTTTATGCAATCTACAGTATGGCTGACAACCTTATTAAAgaaaactgtctcaggttacgcatgtaaccatagttccccgagtagggaacgagacaatgcgtcctctaggggttgctttggggaacacc harbors:
- the LOC127956162 gene encoding gastrula zinc finger protein XlCGF57.1 isoform X1, translated to MAFIKVESEDMKIEEAFTIKQEDPEEQRIEMVLIKEERQEVKIEDDFRVKREDTEEQTEMVFIKEEREEVTIEEDVRVKQEVTEEQTDLMSLIEGSQEPNVMEEKNQYEKRHYFITGEKSCTYSPTQIESRDLKVQMRVHTGGKPFICKECGKSYSRKINLNIHMRTHTGKKPFKCSQCGKSFKEKRNLSAHVTVHTGEKPYTCKLCGKSYTRKENLKFHMSVHTGERPYTCKLCGKSYKRKENLTFHTGNHTGDKLFICTQCGKSFKQKKYLIGHMTIHTGEKPFVCDQCEKSFRCKGHLDLHMKSHSGENCFICHQCGKSFSHKGNFENHMRVHTGEKPFTCPQCGKSFTAKGNLKIHMRIHTGEKPYKCLQCDISFTYHTDLKRHVQTHTGKKLQTSCHTEGNGNFDNHLYIHSDEGQFSCDQSN